The Vespa velutina chromosome 4, iVesVel2.1, whole genome shotgun sequence genome has a window encoding:
- the LOC124948452 gene encoding uncharacterized protein LOC124948452 isoform X6: protein MKSEEKTTDIYKRINSKEESILWRNRKLPDDQLYLQIIQDLNKQTVNIPRLHYGVTHSVNSELTNNGPYIPQVAPNWALSYNYLPWNYEQELVARCDVQDTCNLSCKKENKLDIDNVTKRHINRFKDLSKSKSDNTVLDSEKLNVSRTADFTISNSLLDTIQGHGGKQEIPWKGEKKKEKDNLINVKKKSDLECSFWQDQYRSLSEAQKLAFNANIDYSNYLSKYSQSADNTTLCPTSVHVPASYKSSNHFSSNSVKEVNKPLDLSVNATRSVYNRDKDAKIKERYPYLDLPAAGDKRTVQTSYPIITQTDFFCNTNDSFAAKYKELNDDLLKLLNLNNLSCKFKCDTTTQSNVAQENISTDIKLNSKSALDINLKQESKLFLDKYFKGRTFMLSHEKRGRGTNLNDRYGNIKEEYSTEELLDKAESIDPITAASKITLGNWEAGAMSGQYPGHSRPPVGTPPPQTVWNHLTMTQGQGNIFYGLNIHPSGLPGAALNPAGFYTHPSISRASHLTPQLTPQLAHTQAPPTWHTPTVPSKTVTPSNTPGNPLFSLQMLVDNRQNQNQYRNSPGSQNTLDLSATSDIIPENYSRIPQDIPISLTARNVDKGSRNGNIISPPIPLNGETSSDSGISSSVPTPNSVSEPVSLSTKEITTPKITVKNFESNLKGVANIHDKIKEISVDGFAQKVINLPPSVTIERVVADKKEPEITKSKDTLSVIAQVPRNVLPVIVNLTSKMEKDVTDSPKRESSSERDKKHEETSVRSPKNLPKRGKKGVDSLLEKLEGGNKKLGGTENIGSVIVMPVEEKDTSSVKSMSPERQKSKSPNREDEVVSPAFSNDDSNDNTKQRRKRKLEKPVRLSKDSKTEVEDMELEPTEPTEPRTRESIPEELVVVNCTPTTAVKVEEQVESVEQRLDEKINDNINENENERDNENEIENENECENNVEERNEENQPVRRRRSSESSTTNSTSANQRVRRKSSDDATEFSKVTSPKAVNNTNPFNEVESELEKMFAGIVETEPDVKKEETKVDFSVSGQSEHITKVENIENNILQTNKDTQNVEPTDVSSTVDAKLSGKKGKKGKVQGGKRKISRSTENIFGNVGSESPQKDSKKRRTSKSLKKQEFSKKVKKNTKIEGYREMAYDSGSNASSIRSRGPVVHVEGPRDSPLSIQVVNAPREEEEEKNKEKRKTIGNGNAGRSKRLSHQNDLDYRGKVSRAGLFSSTLSSRYDAHTTDSTWVCVFCKQGPHSVIPGDPSRPHPNLAGPHIAPGTYTVPAGVLSDLFGPYLIGKERLEDGILSADEQEITTEQKKGGKNKRSLRYAGLADQFSAKMSKKKRNSVESNTNAMFTGMTVIPGEEQRWEVWLHEQCAVWAAGVYMAGGRVTGLQEAVWDAAKSVCDSCGLTGANIGCVKRGCKAVTHYPCALTKGWHLDMNQYIPKCNLHRVT, encoded by the exons ATGAAAAGTGAAGAAA AAACCACGGATATATACAAGCGTATTAACTCAAAAGAAGAATCAATATTGTGGAGAAATAGAAAGTTGCCAGACGATCAACTTTATTTGCAAATCATACAGGatttaaacaaacaaactGTGAATATTCCCAGGCTACATTATGGTGTGACCCATTCTGTTAACTCTGAATTAACCAACAATG gACCTTACATACCCCAAGTTGCGCCAAATTGGGCGCTGTCATATAATTACTTACCATGGAATTATGAACAAGAACTCGTAGCACGTTGTGACGTGCAAGATACATGCAACCTGAGttgcaagaaagaaaataaattggatATAGACAACGTGACTAAACGACATATTAACAGGTTTAAAGATCTATCAAAGTCTAAATCTGACAACACAGTGCTGGATTCGGAAAAGTTAAACGTGTCGAGGACAGCTGATTTTACAATATCAAATTCCTTGTTAGACACTATTCAAGGCCACGGGGGCAAACAAGAAATCCCCTggaagggggaaaagaaaaaagaaaaagataatttaataaatgtcaaGAAGAAGAGTGACCTTGAATGTAGTTTTTGGCAAGATCAATACAGAAGTTTGTCAGAGGCACAAAAATTAGCTTTTAACGCAAACATTGATTATtccaattatttatcaaaatattctcAATCAGCTGATAACACTACATTGTGCCCAACTTCTGTGCATGTACCTGCATCTTATAAAAGTTCTAATCATTTCTCATCCAATTCTGTTAAAGAAGTCAACAAACCTCTTGATTTGTCAGTAAATGCCACGAGAAGTGTCTACAATCGTGATAAAGACGccaaaataaaggaaagatatcCTTATTTAGATTTACCTGCTGCTGGTGATAAGAGAACAGTACAGACAAGTTATCCTATTATAACACAAACAGATTTTTTCTGCAACACGAACGATTCTTTTGCGGCGAAGTACAAAGAATTGAATGATGATTTATTGAAACTtttgaatttgaataatttatcatgTAAATTTAAATGTGATACAACAACACAATCTAATGTAGCCCAAGAGAACATATCCACGGATATTAAGTTGAATAGTAAATCTGCTTtggatataaatttgaaacaaGAAAGTAAGCTCTTCTTAGACAAATATTTCAAGGGACGAACATTTATGCTTTCACAtgaaaaaaggggaagaggAACAAACTTGAATGACAGATACGGTAATATCAAAGAAGAGTATAGCACGGAGGAGTTATTAGATAAGGCTGAGAGTATAGATCCCATAACTGCCGCTTCTAAGATCACACTGGGAAATTGGGAAGCAGGTGCAATGTCGGGACAATATCCGGGTCACAGCCGACCACCGGTTGGCACTCCTCCACCTCAAACAGTTTGGAATCATCTCACGATGACACAGGGTCAAGGTAACATTTTTTATG gcTTAAATATTCACCCATCAGGATTACCTGGTGCTGCTTTGAATCCAGCTGGCTTTTATACTCACCCATCTATATCAAGAGCATCTCATTTAACGCCACAATTGACTCCACAACTTGCACATACTCAAGCACCGCCAACATGGCATACACCTACTGTTCCATCGAAAACTGTTACGCCATCTAATACTCCTGGCAATCCGTTGTTTAGTTTACAAATGTTAGTTGACAATAGACAAAACCAAAATCAATACAGAAATTCACCAGGTTCTCAGAACACACTTGATCTTTCTGCTACATCAGATATTATCCCAGAAAATTATTCTCGTATACCTCAAGATATCCCCATTAGTTTAACAGCACGAAATGTGGATAAAGGTAGTCGGAATGGAAACATAATCTCCCCTCCAATACCTCTTAATGGGGAAACCTCATCAGACAGTGGAATTAGTTCGTCTGTTCCAACGCCTAATTCTGTCAGTGAACCAGTGTCATTATcgacaaaagaaataacgacTCCAAAAATTACAGTGAAAAACTTCGAAAGCAACTTAAAAGGTGTTGCTAATATCCACGATAAGATTAAGGAGATAAGTGTCGATGGTTTCGCacaaaaagttattaatttgCCGCCTAGTGTAACGATCGAACGTGTGGTCGCGGATAAGAAGGAACCAGAAATTACGAAAAGTAAAGATACATTGAGTGTAATTGCACAAGTGCCAAGGAATGTTTTACCTGTTATCGTCAATCTAACGTCAAAAATGGAGAAGGATGTAACAGATAGTCCTAAAAGGGAATCGTCTTCCGAACGGGACAAAAAACACGAAGAAACGAGTGTTAGGTCACCCAAGAATTTACCTAAAAGGGGTAAAAAGGGTGTTGACTCTTTATTGGAAAAATTAGAAGGTGGAAATAAGAAGCTCGGTGGTACTGAAAATATAGGTTCTGTTATAGTAATGCCAGTTGAGGAAAAGGATACATCGAGCGTTAAAAGCATGTCACCTGAAAGGCAAAAATCAAAATCTCCAAATAGAGAAGACGAGGTTGTATCACCTGCGTTCAGTAACGACGATTCCAATGATAATACCAAACAacgtaggaaaagaaaattagagaaaCCCGTAAGACTTAGTAAAGATTCAAAAACGGAAGTAGAAGATATGGAACTTGAACCGACAGAACCAACGGAACCAAGAACGAGGGAGTCGATACCAGAAGAACTAGTAGTAGTCAATTGTACACCAACGACAGCTGTGAAAGTAGAAGAACAGGTTGAGAGCGTAGAGCAGAGGTTAGacgaaaagataaatgataatataaacgagaacgaaaacgaacgtgataacgaaaacgagatagaaaacgaaaacgaatgtgaaaataatgtcgaagaaagaaacgaagaaaatcaaCCGGTTAGGAGGCGGAGAAGTAGTGAAAGTTCTACTACAAATTCGACCTCGGCGAATCAAAGGGTGCGGAGAAAATCCAGCGACGATGCAACTGAATTTTCAAAGGTAACGAGTCCAAAGGCtgttaataatacaaatcCGTTCAATGAAGTTGAATCAGAATTGGAGAAGATGTTTGCCGGAATCGTCGAAACAGAGCCAgacgttaaaaaagaagaaactaaaGTAGACTTTTCTGTCTCGGGTCAAAGTGAGCATATTACGAAggttgaaaatattgaaaataatattttgcaaaCTAATAAAGACACTCAAAATGTAGAGCCTACTGATGTATCTTCTACGGTAGATGCCAAATTAtcaggaaagaaagggaagaaagggaAGGTACAAGGtggtaaaaggaaaatttctAGATCTACGGAGAATATTTTTGGAAATGTCGGTAGTGAATCACCTCAGAAGGATTCTAAAAAGAGACGTACGTCTAAGAGTTTGAAAAAGCAAGAATTCTCAAAGAAGgttaagaaaaatacaaagatcGAAGGATATCGGGAAATGGCATATGATTCGGGATCAAACGCGAGTTCCATTAGGTCTCGTGGCCCAGTGGTTCACGTTGAAGGACCAAGGGATAGTCCTTTGAGTATTCAAGTAGTTAACGCGCCaagggaagaagaggaagaaaagaataaagaaaagagaaaaactatTGGCAATGGAAACGCAGGGAGAAGTAAAAGGCTCAGTCATCAAAACGATTTAGATTATAGAG gTAAAGTCAGTAGAGCAGGTCTTTTTAGTTCTACTTTATCGTCCCGATATGACGCACATACGACTGACTCTACGTGGGTTTGTGTATTTTGCAAACAAGGCCCCCACAGTGTCATACCAGGGGATCCATCTAGACCTCATCCAAATTTGGCAGGTCCACATATTGCACCGGGAACTTACACG GTTCCAGCGGGTGTTTTAAGTGATTTATTTGGTCCGTATTTAATTGGAAAAGAACGGTTAGAAGATGGAATCCTTTCGGCTGACGAACAGGAGATAACGACAGAACAAAAGAAGGgtggaaagaataaaagaagtttGAGGTACGCTGGACTGGCCGATCAGTTTTCCGCGAAAatgagtaaaaagaaaaggaattcgGTTGAAAGTAATACCAATGCAATGTTTACTGGAATGACCGTAATTCCTGGCGAGGAACAACGTTGGGAAGTTTGGCTTCATGAACAGTGTGCTGTTTGGGCTGCTGGTGTTTATATGGCTG gtgGAAGAGTGACTGGTTTGCAAGAAGCTGTGTGGGATGCCGCAAAGTCGGTTTGTGATTCTTGCGGCTTAACGGGCGCGAACATTGGTTGCGTTAAGCGCGGATGTAAAGCTGTTACACATTATCCCTGTGCTTTGACAAAAGGTTGGCATTTAGATATGAATCAATACATACCTAAATGTAACCTTCATCGAGTTACGTGA
- the LOC124948452 gene encoding uncharacterized protein LOC124948452 isoform X1, producing MREKEREKERTSVYSIRGCTRVCATAAVAAAAAAATTTAAATSTCVRASINGETTDIYKRINSKEESILWRNRKLPDDQLYLQIIQDLNKQTVNIPRLHYGVTHSVNSELTNNGPYIPQVAPNWALSYNYLPWNYEQELVARCDVQDTCNLSCKKENKLDIDNVTKRHINRFKDLSKSKSDNTVLDSEKLNVSRTADFTISNSLLDTIQGHGGKQEIPWKGEKKKEKDNLINVKKKSDLECSFWQDQYRSLSEAQKLAFNANIDYSNYLSKYSQSADNTTLCPTSVHVPASYKSSNHFSSNSVKEVNKPLDLSVNATRSVYNRDKDAKIKERYPYLDLPAAGDKRTVQTSYPIITQTDFFCNTNDSFAAKYKELNDDLLKLLNLNNLSCKFKCDTTTQSNVAQENISTDIKLNSKSALDINLKQESKLFLDKYFKGRTFMLSHEKRGRGTNLNDRYGNIKEEYSTEELLDKAESIDPITAASKITLGNWEAGAMSGQYPGHSRPPVGTPPPQTVWNHLTMTQGQGNIFYGLNIHPSGLPGAALNPAGFYTHPSISRASHLTPQLTPQLAHTQAPPTWHTPTVPSKTVTPSNTPGNPLFSLQMLVDNRQNQNQYRNSPGSQNTLDLSATSDIIPENYSRIPQDIPISLTARNVDKGSRNGNIISPPIPLNGETSSDSGISSSVPTPNSVSEPVSLSTKEITTPKITVKNFESNLKGVANIHDKIKEISVDGFAQKVINLPPSVTIERVVADKKEPEITKSKDTLSVIAQVPRNVLPVIVNLTSKMEKDVTDSPKRESSSERDKKHEETSVRSPKNLPKRGKKGVDSLLEKLEGGNKKLGGTENIGSVIVMPVEEKDTSSVKSMSPERQKSKSPNREDEVVSPAFSNDDSNDNTKQRRKRKLEKPVRLSKDSKTEVEDMELEPTEPTEPRTRESIPEELVVVNCTPTTAVKVEEQVESVEQRLDEKINDNINENENERDNENEIENENECENNVEERNEENQPVRRRRSSESSTTNSTSANQRVRRKSSDDATEFSKVTSPKAVNNTNPFNEVESELEKMFAGIVETEPDVKKEETKVDFSVSGQSEHITKVENIENNILQTNKDTQNVEPTDVSSTVDAKLSGKKGKKGKVQGGKRKISRSTENIFGNVGSESPQKDSKKRRTSKSLKKQEFSKKVKKNTKIEGYREMAYDSGSNASSIRSRGPVVHVEGPRDSPLSIQVVNAPREEEEEKNKEKRKTIGNGNAGRSKRLSHQNDLDYRGKVSRAGLFSSTLSSRYDAHTTDSTWVCVFCKQGPHSVIPGDPSRPHPNLAGPHIAPGTYTVPAGVLSDLFGPYLIGKERLEDGILSADEQEITTEQKKGGKNKRSLRYAGLADQFSAKMSKKKRNSVESNTNAMFTGMTVIPGEEQRWEVWLHEQCAVWAAGVYMAGGRVTGLQEAVWDAAKSVCDSCGLTGANIGCVKRGCKAVTHYPCALTKGWHLDMNQYIPKCNLHRVT from the exons atgcgagaaaaagagagagagaaagaaagaacgagcgTGTATAGTATACGCGGTTGTACACGCGTGTgtgctactgctgctgttgctgctgctgctgctgctgctactactactgctgctgctacttctacgtgcgtgcgtgcctCGATCAACGGTG AAACCACGGATATATACAAGCGTATTAACTCAAAAGAAGAATCAATATTGTGGAGAAATAGAAAGTTGCCAGACGATCAACTTTATTTGCAAATCATACAGGatttaaacaaacaaactGTGAATATTCCCAGGCTACATTATGGTGTGACCCATTCTGTTAACTCTGAATTAACCAACAATG gACCTTACATACCCCAAGTTGCGCCAAATTGGGCGCTGTCATATAATTACTTACCATGGAATTATGAACAAGAACTCGTAGCACGTTGTGACGTGCAAGATACATGCAACCTGAGttgcaagaaagaaaataaattggatATAGACAACGTGACTAAACGACATATTAACAGGTTTAAAGATCTATCAAAGTCTAAATCTGACAACACAGTGCTGGATTCGGAAAAGTTAAACGTGTCGAGGACAGCTGATTTTACAATATCAAATTCCTTGTTAGACACTATTCAAGGCCACGGGGGCAAACAAGAAATCCCCTggaagggggaaaagaaaaaagaaaaagataatttaataaatgtcaaGAAGAAGAGTGACCTTGAATGTAGTTTTTGGCAAGATCAATACAGAAGTTTGTCAGAGGCACAAAAATTAGCTTTTAACGCAAACATTGATTATtccaattatttatcaaaatattctcAATCAGCTGATAACACTACATTGTGCCCAACTTCTGTGCATGTACCTGCATCTTATAAAAGTTCTAATCATTTCTCATCCAATTCTGTTAAAGAAGTCAACAAACCTCTTGATTTGTCAGTAAATGCCACGAGAAGTGTCTACAATCGTGATAAAGACGccaaaataaaggaaagatatcCTTATTTAGATTTACCTGCTGCTGGTGATAAGAGAACAGTACAGACAAGTTATCCTATTATAACACAAACAGATTTTTTCTGCAACACGAACGATTCTTTTGCGGCGAAGTACAAAGAATTGAATGATGATTTATTGAAACTtttgaatttgaataatttatcatgTAAATTTAAATGTGATACAACAACACAATCTAATGTAGCCCAAGAGAACATATCCACGGATATTAAGTTGAATAGTAAATCTGCTTtggatataaatttgaaacaaGAAAGTAAGCTCTTCTTAGACAAATATTTCAAGGGACGAACATTTATGCTTTCACAtgaaaaaaggggaagaggAACAAACTTGAATGACAGATACGGTAATATCAAAGAAGAGTATAGCACGGAGGAGTTATTAGATAAGGCTGAGAGTATAGATCCCATAACTGCCGCTTCTAAGATCACACTGGGAAATTGGGAAGCAGGTGCAATGTCGGGACAATATCCGGGTCACAGCCGACCACCGGTTGGCACTCCTCCACCTCAAACAGTTTGGAATCATCTCACGATGACACAGGGTCAAGGTAACATTTTTTATG gcTTAAATATTCACCCATCAGGATTACCTGGTGCTGCTTTGAATCCAGCTGGCTTTTATACTCACCCATCTATATCAAGAGCATCTCATTTAACGCCACAATTGACTCCACAACTTGCACATACTCAAGCACCGCCAACATGGCATACACCTACTGTTCCATCGAAAACTGTTACGCCATCTAATACTCCTGGCAATCCGTTGTTTAGTTTACAAATGTTAGTTGACAATAGACAAAACCAAAATCAATACAGAAATTCACCAGGTTCTCAGAACACACTTGATCTTTCTGCTACATCAGATATTATCCCAGAAAATTATTCTCGTATACCTCAAGATATCCCCATTAGTTTAACAGCACGAAATGTGGATAAAGGTAGTCGGAATGGAAACATAATCTCCCCTCCAATACCTCTTAATGGGGAAACCTCATCAGACAGTGGAATTAGTTCGTCTGTTCCAACGCCTAATTCTGTCAGTGAACCAGTGTCATTATcgacaaaagaaataacgacTCCAAAAATTACAGTGAAAAACTTCGAAAGCAACTTAAAAGGTGTTGCTAATATCCACGATAAGATTAAGGAGATAAGTGTCGATGGTTTCGCacaaaaagttattaatttgCCGCCTAGTGTAACGATCGAACGTGTGGTCGCGGATAAGAAGGAACCAGAAATTACGAAAAGTAAAGATACATTGAGTGTAATTGCACAAGTGCCAAGGAATGTTTTACCTGTTATCGTCAATCTAACGTCAAAAATGGAGAAGGATGTAACAGATAGTCCTAAAAGGGAATCGTCTTCCGAACGGGACAAAAAACACGAAGAAACGAGTGTTAGGTCACCCAAGAATTTACCTAAAAGGGGTAAAAAGGGTGTTGACTCTTTATTGGAAAAATTAGAAGGTGGAAATAAGAAGCTCGGTGGTACTGAAAATATAGGTTCTGTTATAGTAATGCCAGTTGAGGAAAAGGATACATCGAGCGTTAAAAGCATGTCACCTGAAAGGCAAAAATCAAAATCTCCAAATAGAGAAGACGAGGTTGTATCACCTGCGTTCAGTAACGACGATTCCAATGATAATACCAAACAacgtaggaaaagaaaattagagaaaCCCGTAAGACTTAGTAAAGATTCAAAAACGGAAGTAGAAGATATGGAACTTGAACCGACAGAACCAACGGAACCAAGAACGAGGGAGTCGATACCAGAAGAACTAGTAGTAGTCAATTGTACACCAACGACAGCTGTGAAAGTAGAAGAACAGGTTGAGAGCGTAGAGCAGAGGTTAGacgaaaagataaatgataatataaacgagaacgaaaacgaacgtgataacgaaaacgagatagaaaacgaaaacgaatgtgaaaataatgtcgaagaaagaaacgaagaaaatcaaCCGGTTAGGAGGCGGAGAAGTAGTGAAAGTTCTACTACAAATTCGACCTCGGCGAATCAAAGGGTGCGGAGAAAATCCAGCGACGATGCAACTGAATTTTCAAAGGTAACGAGTCCAAAGGCtgttaataatacaaatcCGTTCAATGAAGTTGAATCAGAATTGGAGAAGATGTTTGCCGGAATCGTCGAAACAGAGCCAgacgttaaaaaagaagaaactaaaGTAGACTTTTCTGTCTCGGGTCAAAGTGAGCATATTACGAAggttgaaaatattgaaaataatattttgcaaaCTAATAAAGACACTCAAAATGTAGAGCCTACTGATGTATCTTCTACGGTAGATGCCAAATTAtcaggaaagaaagggaagaaagggaAGGTACAAGGtggtaaaaggaaaatttctAGATCTACGGAGAATATTTTTGGAAATGTCGGTAGTGAATCACCTCAGAAGGATTCTAAAAAGAGACGTACGTCTAAGAGTTTGAAAAAGCAAGAATTCTCAAAGAAGgttaagaaaaatacaaagatcGAAGGATATCGGGAAATGGCATATGATTCGGGATCAAACGCGAGTTCCATTAGGTCTCGTGGCCCAGTGGTTCACGTTGAAGGACCAAGGGATAGTCCTTTGAGTATTCAAGTAGTTAACGCGCCaagggaagaagaggaagaaaagaataaagaaaagagaaaaactatTGGCAATGGAAACGCAGGGAGAAGTAAAAGGCTCAGTCATCAAAACGATTTAGATTATAGAG gTAAAGTCAGTAGAGCAGGTCTTTTTAGTTCTACTTTATCGTCCCGATATGACGCACATACGACTGACTCTACGTGGGTTTGTGTATTTTGCAAACAAGGCCCCCACAGTGTCATACCAGGGGATCCATCTAGACCTCATCCAAATTTGGCAGGTCCACATATTGCACCGGGAACTTACACG GTTCCAGCGGGTGTTTTAAGTGATTTATTTGGTCCGTATTTAATTGGAAAAGAACGGTTAGAAGATGGAATCCTTTCGGCTGACGAACAGGAGATAACGACAGAACAAAAGAAGGgtggaaagaataaaagaagtttGAGGTACGCTGGACTGGCCGATCAGTTTTCCGCGAAAatgagtaaaaagaaaaggaattcgGTTGAAAGTAATACCAATGCAATGTTTACTGGAATGACCGTAATTCCTGGCGAGGAACAACGTTGGGAAGTTTGGCTTCATGAACAGTGTGCTGTTTGGGCTGCTGGTGTTTATATGGCTG gtgGAAGAGTGACTGGTTTGCAAGAAGCTGTGTGGGATGCCGCAAAGTCGGTTTGTGATTCTTGCGGCTTAACGGGCGCGAACATTGGTTGCGTTAAGCGCGGATGTAAAGCTGTTACACATTATCCCTGTGCTTTGACAAAAGGTTGGCATTTAGATATGAATCAATACATACCTAAATGTAACCTTCATCGAGTTACGTGA